In the genome of Prevotella sp. HUN102, one region contains:
- a CDS encoding hydrogen peroxide-inducible genes activator — translation MTLQQLEYVMAVYRFKHFAKAADHCNVTQPTLSSMIQKLEDELGVKIFDRRKQPIKPTPSGQLIIERAWSVLVRARRLKEVVEEQKHSLFGTFNLGVIPTVAPYLIPRFLPQLMNEYPDMDIRVTELKTEDMRRALQRGDIDAGILARVEGLEEFECSHLFYEKFFVYVAKGDALYDYKAIRTADLSGEYLWLLDEGHCFRDQLVKFCQLKSAIKSKKAYNLGSIETFMRIVESGKGVTFIPELSIAQLSDAQQQLVKPFAHPIPTRDVVLMTGKNFIRTTLRELLVDKIQQAVPDSMIKMQKSQEEV, via the coding sequence ATGACACTTCAACAACTTGAATATGTAATGGCTGTCTATCGGTTTAAGCACTTTGCCAAGGCAGCCGACCACTGCAATGTTACCCAACCTACGCTCAGTTCTATGATTCAGAAACTGGAAGATGAGTTGGGTGTGAAGATTTTTGACCGTAGAAAACAGCCTATAAAGCCGACTCCCTCGGGGCAGCTTATCATTGAACGTGCGTGGAGCGTGCTCGTTCGTGCCCGACGGTTGAAGGAAGTGGTGGAAGAGCAGAAGCATTCGCTCTTCGGAACGTTCAATCTCGGTGTCATTCCGACCGTCGCTCCCTACCTCATACCGCGGTTTCTGCCTCAGCTGATGAATGAATATCCTGATATGGACATTCGTGTTACGGAACTGAAGACCGAGGATATGCGACGGGCTTTGCAACGAGGCGATATCGACGCAGGTATTCTGGCACGTGTGGAGGGTTTGGAAGAATTTGAATGTTCGCATCTGTTTTATGAGAAATTCTTTGTTTACGTAGCAAAAGGCGATGCACTTTATGACTACAAGGCGATACGGACAGCCGATTTGAGCGGCGAATATCTGTGGCTGCTCGACGAGGGACACTGTTTCCGCGACCAATTAGTGAAATTCTGCCAGTTGAAATCGGCCATCAAGAGCAAGAAAGCCTATAATCTCGGCAGCATTGAAACCTTTATGCGCATCGTTGAGAGTGGAAAAGGCGTTACTTTCATCCCGGAACTTTCCATAGCACAGCTTTCTGATGCGCAGCAGCAGCTCGTAAAACCATTTGCTCATCCTATTCCTACACGCGATGTAGTGCTTATGACTGGCAAGAACTTCATCAGAACCACGCTGCGCGAATTGCTTGTAGATAAAATTCAGCAGGCCGTTCCCGATTCGATGATAAAGATGCAGAAGTCGCAAGAGGAAGTGTGA
- a CDS encoding SulP family inorganic anion transporter has product MKLFDYKPVLADTLRSYSKKSLVADSMAGIIVGIVALPLAIAFAIASGVSPEKGIITAIIAGLIISIFGGSKVQIGGPTGAFIVIVYGIIEQYGIQGLTIATIMAGLFLILLGVLKLGTIIRYIPYPIVVGFTSGIALTIFTTQIKDLFGLTIDSVPAEFIDKWIVYAHSFDTIDWWSTVVGILSILIIVVTPRFSKKIPGSLVAIILMTAGVWALKSFAGVNSIETIGDRFTISSSLPTMEIPSLDLETIKGLISPAITIAILGAIESLLSATVADGVIGEQHDSNAELVGQGLANIAAPLFGGIPATGAIARTMTNINNGGKSPIAGIIHAIVLLLILLFLMPLAQYIPMACLAGVLVVVSYNMSGWRTFAALLKNPKSDILVLLITFFLTVIFDLTIAIEVGLIIACLLFMRRVSEATDIRMIRDEIDPNDDTDIQLNNEHLTIPEGVEVYEINGPYFFGAGNQFENLMMNMHKRPKVRIIRMRKVPFVDSTGIHNLTTLCERSQKDNVKIILSGVRPNVDDVLRKAGFNELVGEENICSHIDIALERSKILISK; this is encoded by the coding sequence ATGAAACTATTTGATTACAAGCCAGTACTGGCTGACACGCTTCGCAGTTACAGTAAAAAAAGCCTCGTAGCCGACTCTATGGCAGGCATCATTGTCGGTATCGTGGCACTTCCTTTGGCAATCGCTTTTGCCATTGCTTCGGGCGTTTCTCCTGAAAAAGGTATCATCACGGCGATTATTGCCGGACTGATTATCTCTATTTTTGGTGGAAGCAAGGTACAGATTGGTGGTCCTACGGGTGCTTTCATCGTCATTGTCTACGGAATCATCGAACAATACGGCATACAGGGACTTACCATTGCCACGATTATGGCCGGGCTCTTCCTTATATTATTAGGTGTATTGAAGTTGGGAACCATTATCCGATACATTCCCTATCCTATCGTAGTTGGTTTTACGAGTGGTATTGCCCTGACCATCTTTACCACACAGATAAAAGATCTCTTCGGACTTACCATCGACAGCGTGCCTGCCGAGTTTATAGACAAATGGATTGTATATGCCCACTCCTTCGATACTATCGACTGGTGGAGCACCGTCGTGGGCATTCTCAGCATCCTGATTATCGTTGTTACCCCGCGTTTCTCGAAGAAAATTCCGGGTTCGCTGGTGGCAATCATCCTGATGACCGCAGGTGTATGGGCATTGAAGAGCTTTGCAGGCGTCAATTCCATCGAAACTATCGGCGACAGATTCACTATCAGCAGCAGTCTTCCCACAATGGAAATCCCGTCGTTAGACCTCGAAACCATCAAAGGGCTTATCTCTCCCGCCATTACCATCGCTATCTTGGGTGCGATTGAATCTTTGCTCTCGGCAACCGTAGCCGACGGCGTTATCGGCGAACAGCACGATTCAAATGCAGAACTCGTAGGACAGGGGCTTGCCAACATAGCAGCACCACTCTTTGGTGGTATTCCTGCAACTGGAGCAATAGCGCGCACAATGACAAACATCAACAACGGCGGCAAATCGCCCATCGCCGGCATTATTCACGCCATTGTCCTGTTGCTCATTCTTCTTTTCCTGATGCCGTTGGCGCAGTATATTCCGATGGCGTGTCTCGCCGGAGTTCTCGTCGTTGTTTCGTATAATATGAGTGGATGGCGCACGTTCGCTGCCCTTCTGAAGAATCCCAAGTCCGATATTCTCGTGCTTCTCATTACCTTCTTCCTTACCGTCATCTTCGATCTCACGATTGCCATCGAGGTCGGGCTCATCATTGCGTGCCTGCTCTTTATGCGTCGTGTGTCTGAAGCTACCGACATCCGAATGATCAGAGACGAGATTGACCCGAACGACGACACGGACATACAGCTCAACAACGAACATCTGACCATTCCCGAAGGCGTGGAAGTGTATGAAATCAACGGTCCTTACTTCTTCGGAGCAGGCAACCAGTTTGAGAATCTGATGATGAATATGCACAAACGTCCCAAGGTTCGCATCATCCGTATGCGTAAAGTGCCTTTTGTTGATTCAACGGGAATTCACAACCTCACTACACTCTGCGAGCGTTCGCAGAAAGACAACGTGAAGATTATCCTTTCGGGAGTCCGTCCTAATGTTGATGACGTACTCCGTAAAGCCGGATTCAACGAACTCGTAGGCGAAGAAAACATTTGCAGTCATATAGATATTGCTCTCGAACGTTCCAAAATTCTTATTTCAAAATAG